In one Cellulomonas sp. JZ18 genomic region, the following are encoded:
- the glyA gene encoding serine hydroxymethyltransferase yields the protein MSDSLLDQNISDLDPEIAAVLDGELARQQNTLEMIASENFVPRAVLQAQGSVLTNKYAEGYPGRRYYGGCEQVDVAETIAIDRAKALFGAEHANVQPHSGATANAAVLHALINAGDKILGLDLAHGGHLTHGMRINFSGKLYDVAAYGVDPQTFRVDPEAVRTAALEHRPDVIIAGWSAYPRHLDFAAFREIADEVGAKLWVDMAHFAGLVAAGLHPSPVPHADVVSSTVHKTIGGPRSGFILSKGEYAKKIDSAVFPGQQGGPLMHVVAAKAVAFKVAGSEEFRDRQQRTIDGARIIAERLTAPDVAAAGVSVLTGGTDVHLVLVDLRHSALDGQQAEDLLHSVGVTVNRNAVPFDPRPPRVTSGLRIGTPALATRGFGDAEFTEVADIIATALVEGTAADVDALRARVQKLTEAFPLYAGLQQY from the coding sequence ATGAGCGACAGCCTGCTCGACCAGAACATCTCCGACCTCGACCCCGAGATCGCCGCCGTCCTCGACGGCGAGCTCGCGCGCCAGCAGAACACGCTCGAGATGATCGCGAGCGAGAACTTCGTCCCGCGCGCCGTCCTGCAGGCGCAGGGCTCGGTGCTGACCAACAAGTACGCCGAGGGCTACCCCGGCCGCCGCTACTACGGCGGCTGCGAGCAGGTCGACGTCGCCGAGACCATCGCGATCGACCGTGCCAAGGCCCTGTTCGGCGCCGAGCACGCGAACGTCCAGCCGCACTCCGGCGCCACCGCGAACGCAGCCGTGCTGCACGCGCTCATCAACGCCGGCGACAAGATCCTCGGCCTGGACCTCGCGCACGGCGGCCACCTCACGCACGGCATGCGCATCAACTTCTCGGGCAAGCTCTACGACGTCGCCGCGTACGGCGTGGACCCGCAGACGTTCCGCGTCGACCCCGAGGCGGTCCGTACGGCTGCGCTCGAGCACCGCCCCGACGTCATCATCGCCGGCTGGTCCGCCTACCCGCGCCACCTCGACTTCGCCGCGTTCCGCGAGATCGCCGACGAGGTCGGCGCGAAGCTGTGGGTCGACATGGCGCACTTCGCCGGCCTCGTCGCCGCGGGCCTGCACCCGTCGCCCGTCCCGCACGCGGACGTCGTCTCGTCCACCGTGCACAAGACCATCGGCGGCCCCCGCTCCGGCTTCATCCTGAGCAAGGGCGAGTACGCCAAGAAGATCGACTCCGCGGTCTTCCCGGGCCAGCAGGGCGGCCCGCTCATGCACGTCGTCGCGGCGAAGGCCGTCGCCTTCAAGGTGGCCGGCTCCGAGGAGTTCCGCGACCGCCAGCAGCGCACGATCGACGGCGCGCGGATCATCGCCGAGCGCCTCACCGCGCCCGACGTCGCCGCGGCCGGCGTCTCCGTCCTCACGGGCGGCACCGACGTGCACCTCGTGCTCGTCGACCTGCGCCACTCCGCGCTCGACGGCCAGCAGGCCGAGGACCTCCTGCACTCCGTGGGCGTCACGGTGAACCGCAACGCCGTGCCGTTCGACCCGCGCCCGCCGCGCGTCACGTCGGGCCTGCGCATCGGCACGCCCGCGCTCGCGACCCGCGGCTTCGGCGACGCCGAGTTCACCGAGGTGGCCGACATCATCGCGACCGCGCTCGTCGAGGGCACGGCGGCGGACGTCGACGCGCTGCGCGCCCGCGTGCAGAAGCTCACCGAGGCGTTCCCGCTGTACGCGGGCCTGCAGCAGTACTGA
- a CDS encoding bifunctional methylenetetrahydrofolate dehydrogenase/methenyltetrahydrofolate cyclohydrolase: MTAQKLDGSATAAVIKAELTQRVAALAERGVVPGLGTLLVGDDPGSRWYVAGKHKDCAEVGIASIREDLPADATQEDIEAAVRRLNDDPACTGFIVQLPLPAGIDTHRVLELVDPAKDADGLHPTNLGRLVLRVNEPVTSPLPCTPAGIVELLRRHGVELKGADVVVVGRGVTVGRSIGLLLTRREINATVTLTHTGTVDLAEHTRHADVVIAAAGVPGIVTADLVKPGAVVVDVGVSRAVDAETGRSRVVGDVDPGVWDVASWVSPNPGGVGPMTRAMLLQNVVETAERLAG, from the coding sequence ATGACGGCACAGAAGCTCGACGGGTCGGCCACCGCGGCCGTGATCAAGGCGGAGCTGACGCAGCGCGTCGCCGCCCTCGCGGAGCGCGGCGTCGTGCCCGGGCTCGGCACGCTCCTCGTCGGTGACGACCCCGGCTCGCGCTGGTACGTCGCCGGCAAGCACAAGGACTGCGCCGAGGTCGGCATCGCCTCGATCCGCGAGGACCTGCCGGCCGACGCCACGCAGGAGGACATCGAGGCGGCGGTGCGCCGGCTCAACGACGACCCGGCGTGCACCGGGTTCATCGTGCAGCTGCCGCTGCCGGCCGGCATCGACACGCACCGCGTGCTCGAGCTCGTCGACCCGGCGAAGGACGCGGACGGCCTGCACCCGACCAACCTCGGGCGCCTGGTCCTGCGCGTCAACGAGCCGGTCACCTCGCCGCTGCCGTGCACGCCCGCCGGCATCGTCGAGCTGCTGCGCCGGCACGGGGTCGAGCTCAAGGGCGCCGACGTCGTGGTCGTCGGGCGCGGGGTCACGGTCGGCCGGTCGATCGGCCTGCTGCTCACCCGGCGCGAGATCAACGCGACCGTCACGCTGACGCACACCGGCACGGTGGACCTGGCCGAGCACACACGGCACGCGGACGTCGTCATCGCGGCCGCCGGGGTGCCGGGCATCGTCACGGCCGACCTCGTGAAGCCGGGCGCCGTCGTCGTCGACGTCGGCGTCTCGCGCGCCGTCGACGCCGAGACGGGCAGGAGCCGGGTCGTCGGCGACGTCGACCCCGGTGTCTGGGACGTCGCGTCCTGGGTCTCGCCGAACCCCGGCGGGGTCGGGCCGATGACGCGCGCGATGCTGCTGCAGAACGTGGTCGAGACCGCGGAGCGGCTGGCCGGCTGA
- a CDS encoding VOC family protein, whose protein sequence is MGMVRTHLWFPERGHEAAQFYASVVPRSRITSVVPAPAGVPDVPEGEPFVVEMELDGHAVTILTAGPAFRLDEAFSFYLSVETQEEVDHYWEALQADGGEPGQCGWLKDRFGVSWQVVPKALDDIMTRPDAEGVARATKAMLTMTKLEIAPLEAAYAGE, encoded by the coding sequence ATGGGCATGGTCCGCACCCACCTGTGGTTCCCGGAGCGCGGCCACGAGGCCGCGCAGTTCTACGCGTCCGTGGTGCCGAGGTCCCGCATCACGTCGGTCGTCCCGGCACCCGCGGGCGTGCCCGACGTCCCGGAGGGCGAGCCCTTCGTCGTCGAGATGGAGCTCGACGGGCACGCCGTGACGATCCTCACCGCCGGGCCCGCGTTCCGGCTCGACGAGGCGTTCTCGTTCTACCTCTCCGTCGAGACGCAGGAGGAGGTCGACCACTACTGGGAGGCGCTGCAGGCGGACGGCGGGGAGCCGGGCCAGTGCGGCTGGCTCAAGGACCGCTTCGGCGTGTCCTGGCAGGTCGTGCCGAAGGCGCTCGACGACATCATGACCCGGCCCGACGCGGAGGGCGTCGCCCGGGCCACGAAGGCCATGCTCACAATGACGAAGCTCGAGATCGCCCCGCTGGAGGCGGCGTACGCCGGGGAGTGA
- a CDS encoding exodeoxyribonuclease III has protein sequence MARVLTVASVNVNGIRAAFRRGMQEWLDVRKPDVLLLQEVRGSDEILADHLPADAWDLAHEAAEVKGRAGVAIASRVPMTAVRIGLGTGVTGDSGRWVEADLELPAEGDRPARSLTVVSAYIHSATAGTPSLDEKYAFLERVTERMRELQRDDRLVVVAGDVNIAHREVDIKNWKGNLTKAGFLPEERAYLDRWFDELGWRDLGRDLGGPGPGPYTWWSWRGKAFDNDAGWRIDYQIATPALASRARTATVDRAATYDARFSDHAPLVVEYDL, from the coding sequence ATGGCACGCGTGCTGACCGTCGCCTCCGTCAACGTCAACGGGATCCGTGCCGCGTTCCGCCGTGGGATGCAGGAGTGGCTCGACGTCCGCAAGCCGGACGTGCTGCTGCTGCAGGAGGTCCGGGGCTCGGACGAGATCCTCGCCGACCACCTGCCTGCCGACGCGTGGGACCTCGCGCACGAGGCCGCCGAGGTGAAGGGGCGCGCCGGCGTCGCCATCGCGTCCCGCGTGCCGATGACAGCCGTGCGCATCGGCCTCGGCACGGGCGTCACCGGTGACTCCGGACGGTGGGTCGAGGCCGACCTCGAGCTGCCGGCCGAGGGGGACCGCCCCGCCCGGTCGCTCACGGTGGTCTCGGCCTACATCCACTCGGCCACGGCCGGGACGCCGTCCCTCGACGAGAAGTACGCGTTCCTCGAGCGGGTCACCGAGCGGATGCGCGAGCTGCAGCGCGACGACCGGCTGGTCGTCGTCGCGGGCGACGTGAACATCGCGCACCGCGAGGTCGACATCAAGAACTGGAAGGGCAACCTCACGAAGGCGGGTTTCCTGCCCGAGGAGCGCGCCTACCTCGACCGCTGGTTCGACGAGCTCGGCTGGCGCGACCTCGGCCGCGACCTCGGCGGACCGGGACCCGGTCCCTACACGTGGTGGTCCTGGCGCGGCAAGGCGTTCGACAACGACGCGGGCTGGCGCATCGACTACCAGATCGCCACGCCCGCGCTCGCCTCCCGCGCACGGACCGCGACCGTCGACCGGGCCGCCACGTACGACGCGCGGTTCAGCGACCACGCCCCGCTCGTCGTCGAGTACGACCTCTGA
- a CDS encoding ABC transporter permease produces MTGFVGALVEAWDELRIHKLRVLLALIGVAVAVAAITGVTAAVQMLTQAFQEQSDREMGRRVTIAVDAWSQGEQSAAPAALTAEYARVLERYDITWASRDWSTHVPFRFPDGTRAAAVRAVDPDLGTMQRIQVVEGRWFAEADVDALAPLLVVNRAFLDQVGARDLAEPLTVELGDVTPVRSRVVGLVEDRWPNADPEAYVLYDQLMRWYSPEAAPGYQQAPTLKLWVPPEIVDDLVQRLRAEIRAAVPGWEVGTYDNRSTGAAVLDGAARWVALGVGTFALLLGGLGLVNIALVTVRYRIREIGIRRSFGATSGRVFVGVLLESVVATVVAGLVGVVLAVAAVKAIPADVLFGGLQDRPPFPVSAALIGMACATAVGALAGILPATVAVRVKVIDAIRY; encoded by the coding sequence GTGACCGGGTTCGTCGGTGCGCTCGTCGAGGCCTGGGACGAGCTGCGGATCCACAAGCTGCGGGTGCTGCTCGCGCTCATCGGCGTCGCGGTGGCCGTCGCGGCCATCACCGGCGTGACGGCCGCGGTGCAGATGCTGACGCAGGCGTTCCAGGAGCAGTCCGACCGGGAGATGGGCCGGCGCGTGACGATCGCCGTCGACGCGTGGTCGCAGGGCGAGCAGTCGGCGGCCCCCGCCGCCCTGACCGCCGAGTACGCGCGGGTGCTGGAGCGGTACGACATCACGTGGGCGAGCCGCGACTGGAGCACGCACGTGCCCTTCCGGTTCCCCGACGGCACGCGTGCGGCGGCCGTCCGTGCCGTCGACCCCGACCTGGGCACGATGCAGCGCATCCAGGTCGTGGAGGGCCGCTGGTTCGCCGAGGCGGACGTCGACGCGCTCGCACCGCTGCTCGTCGTCAACCGGGCGTTCCTCGACCAGGTGGGGGCGCGCGACCTCGCGGAGCCGCTGACGGTGGAGCTCGGCGACGTGACGCCGGTGCGCAGCCGGGTCGTCGGGCTGGTGGAGGACCGCTGGCCGAACGCGGACCCCGAGGCGTACGTCCTGTACGACCAGCTGATGCGCTGGTACAGCCCGGAGGCCGCTCCCGGCTACCAGCAGGCCCCCACGCTCAAGCTGTGGGTCCCGCCGGAGATCGTGGACGACCTCGTCCAGCGGCTGCGCGCCGAGATCAGGGCGGCGGTGCCCGGCTGGGAGGTCGGCACGTACGACAACCGGAGCACGGGAGCGGCTGTGCTCGACGGCGCCGCCCGGTGGGTGGCGCTCGGCGTCGGCACCTTCGCGCTCCTGCTCGGCGGTCTCGGGCTCGTGAACATCGCGCTCGTCACCGTGCGGTACCGGATCCGGGAGATCGGGATCCGCCGCTCGTTCGGGGCGACGTCCGGGCGCGTGTTCGTGGGGGTGCTGCTGGAGTCGGTCGTCGCGACGGTCGTGGCTGGCCTCGTCGGGGTCGTGCTCGCGGTCGCGGCGGTCAAGGCGATCCCGGCGGACGTGCTGTTCGGCGGGCTGCAGGACCGTCCGCCGTTCCCGGTCTCGGCGGCGCTGATCGGCATGGCGTGCGCGACGGCCGTGGGGGCGCTGGCCGGGATCCTGCCCGCCACGGTGGCCGTGCGAGTCAAGGTGATCGACGCGATCCGGTACTGA
- a CDS encoding ABC transporter ATP-binding protein yields MSMLELRDVTRDVLLPDDRVLHVLRGVTLSVAAGEHVAVVGRSGTGKSTLLNILGLLDAPTSGDYLLEGTPVTALSSRRRTHLRGRDFGFVFQQFQLLPGRTALENVAAPLLYASGRQFWRRRDLAAAMLDRVGLGDRLDTMPDKLSGGEQQRVAVARALVRGPRVILADEPTGALDVETGQQIMDLLDDVASETGAALVTITHDLAVAARAQRHYRLADGVLVPVDVGTAGRVADWVGDVPTHLPAARGGVPELGPSVPAAVQP; encoded by the coding sequence ATGAGCATGCTCGAGCTCCGCGACGTCACGCGCGACGTCCTGCTGCCGGACGACCGCGTGCTGCACGTCCTGCGCGGGGTGACGCTGAGCGTCGCCGCGGGTGAGCACGTGGCGGTGGTCGGCCGCTCCGGGACGGGCAAGTCGACGCTGCTCAACATCCTCGGGCTGCTCGACGCGCCGACCTCCGGCGACTACCTGCTCGAGGGCACGCCCGTCACCGCGCTGTCGAGCCGTCGCCGCACCCACCTGCGCGGCCGGGACTTCGGGTTCGTGTTCCAGCAGTTCCAGCTGCTGCCGGGCCGCACCGCGCTGGAGAACGTGGCCGCGCCGCTGCTGTACGCGAGCGGGCGGCAGTTCTGGCGCCGGCGCGACCTCGCGGCGGCGATGCTGGACCGGGTCGGCCTCGGTGACCGGCTCGACACCATGCCCGACAAGCTCTCCGGCGGCGAGCAGCAGCGCGTCGCGGTGGCGCGCGCGCTGGTCCGCGGGCCGCGCGTGATCCTCGCGGACGAGCCGACCGGCGCCCTCGACGTCGAGACCGGGCAGCAGATCATGGACCTGCTCGACGACGTCGCGTCGGAGACCGGCGCGGCGCTCGTCACGATCACGCACGACCTCGCGGTCGCGGCACGCGCGCAGCGGCACTACCGGCTCGCCGACGGCGTGCTCGTCCCGGTGGACGTCGGCACCGCCGGGCGCGTCGCGGACTGGGTGGGGGACGTGCCGACGCACCTGCCCGCGGCCCGCGGCGGCGTCCCCGAGCTCGGCCCGTCCGTGCCCGCGGCGGTGCAGCCGTGA
- a CDS encoding biotin/lipoyl-binding protein — protein sequence MVRRHVFPALRLLVWAVIAVALVKIAFTGADVTAQASGAQPTGTVTDRTVEVTTGTVTNAVTVRGSVVADPAVPVRATLAGTVSKVLATDGQRVEAGAALLEVRQETPQEPLTRTDPTTGETTVTERKPKVVVQQVTAPVAGTLSLPTLKDQVVAVGDTVGQVSPGTLSVSGTLTPDQQYRLVGAPAEAAVTLKGGPAPFTCTGVRIGAAPATPRAVPGTDADPAAPTSGTLTCAVPADVTAFPGLGADIEVVNGTAADALVVPVTAVQGSVQRGNVWVVAEEGAEPEERAVGLGLTDGQLVQVTEGLALGDRVLEFIPVPGAAGEVDCADPAQYDPAVCGG from the coding sequence GTGGTCCGCCGCCACGTCTTCCCCGCCCTGCGCCTGCTCGTCTGGGCGGTGATCGCGGTGGCGCTGGTGAAGATCGCCTTCACCGGTGCCGACGTCACCGCCCAGGCCTCCGGCGCCCAGCCCACGGGCACCGTGACCGACCGGACGGTGGAGGTCACCACCGGCACCGTGACGAACGCCGTCACGGTGCGGGGCTCGGTCGTCGCCGACCCCGCCGTGCCCGTGCGCGCCACGCTGGCCGGCACCGTGTCCAAGGTGCTCGCGACCGACGGCCAGCGTGTCGAGGCCGGCGCCGCGCTGCTCGAGGTGCGGCAGGAGACACCCCAGGAGCCGCTGACCCGCACCGACCCCACGACGGGCGAGACCACGGTGACCGAGCGCAAGCCGAAGGTCGTCGTGCAGCAGGTGACGGCGCCGGTCGCCGGCACCCTCAGCCTGCCGACCCTGAAGGACCAGGTCGTCGCGGTGGGCGACACGGTCGGGCAGGTTTCCCCCGGCACCCTGTCCGTGTCGGGCACGCTGACCCCCGACCAGCAGTACCGCCTCGTCGGCGCGCCCGCGGAGGCGGCGGTCACGCTCAAGGGCGGTCCCGCACCGTTCACGTGCACCGGCGTGCGCATCGGCGCGGCGCCGGCGACTCCCAGGGCGGTGCCCGGGACCGACGCCGACCCGGCCGCACCCACGTCCGGGACCCTCACGTGCGCCGTCCCCGCCGACGTCACCGCGTTCCCCGGCCTCGGCGCGGACATCGAGGTCGTCAACGGCACGGCGGCGGACGCGCTGGTCGTGCCGGTGACGGCGGTGCAGGGGTCCGTCCAGCGCGGCAACGTCTGGGTGGTCGCCGAGGAGGGCGCGGAGCCCGAGGAGCGCGCGGTCGGGCTCGGCCTGACCGACGGCCAGCTCGTGCAGGTCACCGAGGGCCTCGCGCTCGGCGACCGGGTCCTCGAGTTCATCCCGGTGCCCGGCGCGGCCGGCGAGGTCGACTGCGCCGACCCCGCGCAGTACGACCCGGCGGTGTGCGGCGGATGA
- a CDS encoding ABC transporter permease, with protein MTAVAVRVARADRYGVRDLLAEAAAGVGARPGRLLLTILGTVLGIASVVVTVGLAQTAAVQINQQFDAVAATQAVASAATSQSRDGQERALTRLPWDAADRAERIAGVAAATLVSEVDLAGADVSAVPVHDPSAPRTTAPPVLATGPHALEALQGHLQQGRWFDAGHDARGDRVAVLGADAARRLGVQRVDRQPSVFVGDRAYQVIGILDDVARRTDLLGAVVLPTGTARADLGLEAADELHLHVAIGSGSVVGAQLPVALDPNEPDAFTVGVPPSTSRVRESVQADVSTIFLALGGVALLVGGVGIANVTLLSVLERVGEIGLRRALGATRRQIAAQFVVESVVIGLLGGLVGAALGVAVVVVVSAAQTWTPVLDLAMVGLAVLAGGAIGLLAGLYPALKAASVEPIAALRGGV; from the coding sequence GTGACCGCGGTGGCCGTCCGCGTCGCCCGCGCGGACCGGTACGGCGTGCGCGACCTGCTCGCGGAGGCGGCGGCCGGCGTCGGCGCACGTCCCGGCCGGCTGCTGCTGACCATCCTCGGCACGGTGCTCGGCATCGCGTCCGTGGTCGTCACCGTGGGCCTGGCGCAGACCGCCGCGGTGCAGATCAACCAGCAGTTCGACGCGGTCGCGGCCACGCAGGCGGTCGCGTCCGCCGCGACGAGCCAGAGCCGCGACGGCCAGGAGCGCGCGCTCACCCGCCTGCCGTGGGACGCGGCCGACCGGGCCGAGCGGATCGCCGGCGTCGCGGCGGCCACGCTCGTCAGCGAGGTGGACCTCGCCGGCGCGGACGTCTCGGCGGTGCCCGTGCACGACCCGTCGGCGCCGCGGACCACCGCCCCCCCGGTGCTCGCGACCGGCCCGCACGCGCTCGAGGCCCTCCAGGGGCACCTGCAGCAGGGGCGCTGGTTCGACGCCGGCCACGACGCACGCGGCGACCGCGTGGCCGTGCTCGGCGCCGACGCCGCCCGGCGGCTGGGGGTGCAGCGGGTCGACCGGCAGCCGTCGGTCTTCGTCGGGGACCGCGCCTACCAGGTCATCGGCATCCTCGACGACGTCGCGCGGCGCACCGACCTGCTGGGCGCGGTCGTGCTGCCCACCGGCACCGCGCGCGCCGACCTGGGCCTCGAGGCCGCGGACGAGCTGCACCTGCACGTCGCGATCGGGTCCGGCTCGGTGGTGGGGGCGCAGCTGCCGGTGGCGCTGGACCCCAACGAGCCCGACGCGTTCACCGTCGGCGTGCCGCCGTCGACGTCCCGGGTGCGCGAGAGCGTGCAGGCGGACGTCAGCACGATCTTCCTGGCGCTCGGCGGCGTCGCCCTGCTCGTCGGCGGCGTCGGCATCGCCAACGTGACGCTGCTGTCGGTGCTCGAGCGCGTCGGCGAGATCGGCCTGCGGCGCGCGCTCGGTGCGACGCGGCGGCAGATCGCCGCGCAGTTCGTCGTGGAGTCGGTCGTGATCGGGCTGCTGGGCGGGCTCGTGGGTGCGGCGCTCGGTGTCGCCGTCGTCGTCGTGGTGTCCGCGGCGCAGACGTGGACGCCGGTGCTCGACCTCGCCATGGTCGGCCTGGCCGTGCTCGCGGGCGGTGCGATCGGCCTGCTGGCCGGCCTGTACCCGGCGCTCAAGGCAGCGTCCGTCGAGCCGATCGCCGCGCTGCGTGGCGGCGTGTGA